One Vigna unguiculata cultivar IT97K-499-35 chromosome 11, ASM411807v1, whole genome shotgun sequence DNA window includes the following coding sequences:
- the LOC114170478 gene encoding acidic endochitinase-like, with translation MAPQRLALIILLLSLFTFSSSRAENGGIAVYWGQDAREGNLIATCDSGKYAIVLLAFLHQFGAGRTPTLNFAGHCGDSSGRSCGLLQPQINYCQAKGIKVLLSIGGPTGGYWLSSAEDAKDVANYLFINFLSGEFGPLGSVMLDGVDFHVETSEDYWDDLARELDLLRQTTGRYFYLSAAPQCPTDPIPYLGKAIATNLFDYIFVQFYDNPSCSYTDGTSALLESWDKWVDSVASNNSLFVGVPAAPSAGDGYIPPEVLNDEVLPHAKEASNYGGVMLWDRYRDVQNGYSDSIMSNVIKSKLKVSVVSVSDAIYRGVSKALRRLLVY, from the exons ATGGCACCTCAAAGACTAGCTTTGATCATACTTCTCTTATCCCTTTTCACGTTCTCTTCTTCACGCGCTGAAAATGGTGGCATTGCTGTGTACTGGGGCCAAGACGCTCGAGAAGGCAATTTGATAGCTACATGTGACAGTGGAAAGTACGCCATTGTGCTCCTCGCGTTCCTCCACCAGTTCGGTGCAGGGAGAACGCCAACTTTGAACTTCGCCGGTCACTGCGGCGATAGTTCCGGGAGAAGTTGCGGCCTTCTACAGCCCCAAATAAACTATTGCCAG GCGAAAGGCATCAAGGTGCTCCTTTCAATCGGAGGACCCACCGGAGGGTACTGGCTGAGCTCGGCGGAGGACGCAAAGGACGTGGCCAACTACCTCTTCATCAACTTCCTCAGCGGCGAATTCGGTCCACTGGGAAGCGTCATGCTGGACGGCGTCGACTTCCACGTTGAAACGTCGGAGGATTACTGGGACGATCTGGCAAGGGAACTCGATTTGTTACGACAAACGACGGGGCGTTACTTTTACTTGTCCGCAGCTCCTCAGTGCCCAACAGACCCAATCCCCTATCTCGGCAAAGCCATAGCCACCAACCTCTTCGACTACATCTTCGTTCAGTTCTACGACAACCCTAGTTGCTCTTACACCGATGGCACCAGCGCCCTCTTGGAGTCCTGGGACAAGTGGGTCGACTCGGTCGCCTCCAACAACTCGCTCTTCGTGGGAGTGCCAGCAGCGCCCAGCGCCGGCGACGGTTACATTCCGCCGGAGGTCCTCAACGACGAGGTGCTTCCGCACGCAAAGGAAGCCTCCAACTACGGGGGAGTGATGCTGTGGGATAGATACCGCGATGTTCAGAATGGTTACAGTGATAGCATTATGTCCAATGTGATCAAGTCCAAGTTGAAGGTGTCTGTGGTGTCCGTTTCCGATGCAATTTACCGGGGCGTGTCCAAGGCGTTGCGCCGCCTTTTAGTTTACTAG